In the genome of Thunnus maccoyii chromosome 15, fThuMac1.1, whole genome shotgun sequence, one region contains:
- the dclk3 gene encoding serine/threonine-protein kinase DCLK3 isoform X4, giving the protein MQRRAPSGPIWSLSSAPVVKVHCGRGVVSFEQLLLDISEALGFPRWHRARVTRLYTSYAQEVKGVCDFFRGEVAFVALGKARPELSSVQEALEELFPEHSSYRADALLVWEKKLRPAPDKAAKADSGYSEGTDSSGTHDDTNRHIKNQTNTHTPHLADTHQTENRNLDTQKSHKKNTCRKPAHLPNHLQKLRVRGGVREPQPSVIGPFKHEEGLREADISSPTLCENCLARRAKHQGPERINPLTGRVPLPPVLRKQKGSSPVVEEVRKLDINISPPPPHPISREEERSLPQLQQLNPLPGVGAERTTIDLPLDGSEVTLSDIERCYEIGRVVGDGNFAVVRECRRRDNRQTLAVKIVERSKLIGREHMMQNELSLLGSLCHPRIVRLLAHHHTRTHSYLVMELVSGGDLFEAISERGKFSEAEAGLMVSDVSEALNYIHCKSIVHRDLKPENLLIERVAAGICRLKLGDFGLAMVVTEPVFTICGTPTYVAPEILSETGYGIAVDVWALGVILYILLCGFPPFRSRDRDQEELFQLIKQGQLHFLPPYWDPISEEARCLVRALLQSDPTVRLTAEQTLLHPWVKAMASISRQRALADKPENNTGDAGAEPERVQRPAQINATEATTDKRHTSNEGVLTRKVEHSRNDERQAKMSAGRGQEEEKPPQQLSAETSTIQSISPQKPECCSTDSGSLRKRVIEHSGLNLSNTDCDSISPTSLNQLNAPAAQTEPPSPIETHQSTQNSLQQTPNLKLPTDTEPRTTAGHSTQHQPSSHPAAAPSTHSLHQQNFTSTLHDPTMTTAQNHPAENRDDLTTDTTIDHPHAPAQPRPH; this is encoded by the exons ATGCAGAGGAGAGCGCCGAGCGGCCCCATCTGGTCACTATCGTCCGCCCCTGTGGTCAAAGTACACTGCGGAAG GGGTGTGGTGTCCTTTGAGCAACTGCTATTGGATATCTCTGAGGCGTTGGGGTTTCCTCGGTGGCACAGAGCCAGAGTCACACGCTTGTACACGTCTTATGCCCAAGAG GTTAAGGGTGTGTGTGACTTCTTCCGTGGTGAGGTGGCCTTCGTGGCGTTGGGGAAAGCTCGTCCAGAGCTGAGCAGTGTGCAGGAGGCGCTGGAGGAGCTGTTTCCTGAACATTCCAGTTACCGAGCTGACGCGCTGCTGGTCTGGGAAAAGAAACTCCGGCCAGCACCAGATAAAGCAGCTAAAGCCGACAGTGGATACAGTGAGGGGACAGACAGCAGCGGGACACACGATGATACAAACAGACATATCAAGAATCAGACTAATACACACACTCCTCACCTTGCAGACACACACCAGACGGAAAATCGTAATTTAGACACTCAGAAGTCACATAAAAAGAATACATGCAGAAAACCTGCTCACCTTCCCAACCACCTGCAGAAACTCCGGGTGAGGGGTGGGGTCAGAGAGCCACAGCCTTCCGTCATTGGTCCATTTAAACACGAGGAAGGTCTCAGAGAAGCGGACATATCCTCGCCTACACTGTGTGAAAACTGCTTGGCAAGAAGAGCTAAACATCAGGGTCCAGAACGGATCAATCCACTAACTGGGAGGGTCCCACTTCCTCCTGTGTTGAGGAAGCAAAAAGGAAGTTCACCTGTAGTGGAGGAAGTAAGAAAATTGGACATTAATATCAGCCCTCCACCTCCTCACCCaatcagcagagaggaggagaggagtctTCCCCAGTTACAACAATTAAATCCACTTCCTGGAGTGGGTGCAGAGAGGACAACCATTGACCTTCCCTTAGATGGCAGTGAAGTCACTCTGTCAGATATCGAGCGTTGCTATGAAATTGGACGTGTGGTTGGAGATGGGAACTTTGCAGTGGTGCGAGAGTGCCGCCGTCGTGACAACAGACAAACCCTCGCTGTGAAGATTGTGGAACGCTCCAAACTAATTGGTCGAGAGCACATGATGCAGAATGAGCTGAGCCTTCTGGGTAGCCTGTGTCACCCTCGCATAGTGCGTCTTTTGGCGCACCATCACACACGCACTCACTCCTACCTGGTCATGGAGTTGGTGAGTGGGGGGGATCTGTTTGAGGCCATCAGTGAGAGGGGGAAGTTTTCAGAGGCAGAGGCAGGACTGATGGTGTCAGATGTGAGTGAAGCGCTGAATTACATCCACTGCAAAAGCATCGTCCACCGAGACCTCAAACCAGAGAACCTACTA ATAGAGCGTGTTGCTGCTGGCATCTGTAGGCTGAAGCTGGGAGACTTTGGTCTGGCCATGGTTGTGACTGAGCCAGTCTTCACTATATGTGGCACACCCACGTATGTTGCTCCAGAGATTCTCTCTGAAACAG GTTATGGGATAGCGGTGGACGTATGGGCGCTGGGTGTTATTCTCTACATCCTGCTGTGTGGCTTCCCCCCATTTCGCAGTCGAGATCGGGACCAGGAAGAACTGTTCCAGCTAATAAAACAAGGACAACTCCACTTCCTGCCCCCCTATTGGGACCCCATCTCAGAGG aagCCAGATGCCTTGTTCGAGCACTGCTTCAGTCAGATCCCACAGTGCGGCTGACAGCAGAGCAGACCCTGCTGCATCCTTGGGTGAAGGCTATGGCTTCAATCAGCAGGCAGAGGGCGCTCGCAGACAAACCTGAGAACAACACGGGAGATGCTGGAGCAGAACCAGAGAGAGTCCAGAGACCAGCTCAGATCAACGCAACAGAAGCAACAACAGACAAAAGACACACCAGCAACGAGGGAGTGCTCACACGCAAAGTGGAGCACAGCAGAAACGATGAGAGACAAGCTAAGATGAGCGCAGGAAGAGGACAAGAAGAGGAGAAACCACCACAGCAACTATCAGCAGAGACAAGTACAATCCAGAGCATATCTCCACAGAAACCTGAGTGCTGCTCTACAGACTCTGGCTCACTCAGGAAGCGAGTTATTGAGCATTCAGGTCTGAATCTGTCAAACACAGACTGTGACTCCATCAGCCCAACCAGCCTGAATCAGTTAAACGCCCCTGCAGCCCAAACAGAACCCCCATCCCCGATCGAGACACACCAATCAACACAAAACAGCCTACAGCAAACACCTAATTTAAAACTTCCAACCGACACAGAACCACGAACCACAGCGGGTCACTCAACGCAACACCAGCCATCCTCCCACccagcagcagctccttcaACTCACTCCCTCCATCAGCAGAACTTCACCTCTACCCTGCACGACCCTACCATGACCACCGCCCAAAACCACCCAGCCGAAAACCGTGACGATCTGACCACTGACACCACAATCGACCACCCGCATGCACCCGCACAGCCACGGCCTCACTGA
- the dclk3 gene encoding serine/threonine-protein kinase SIK2 isoform X1 produces MENCSASCPLVEACWWGTPAVAHSPPSYGTDPQDPLPSSSSSSSLPHPSCRGERRAAPSGHYRPPLWSKYTAEVHCRGLSEGLKMQMSVGKRTYISQRGVVSFEQLLLDISEALGFPRWHRARVTRLYTSYAQEVKGVCDFFRGEVAFVALGKARPELSSVQEALEELFPEHSSYRADALLVWEKKLRPAPDKAAKADSGYSEGTDSSGTHDDTNRHIKNQTNTHTPHLADTHQTENRNLDTQKSHKKNTCRKPAHLPNHLQKLRVRGGVREPQPSVIGPFKHEEGLREADISSPTLCENCLARRAKHQGPERINPLTGRVPLPPVLRKQKGSSPVVEEVRKLDINISPPPPHPISREEERSLPQLQQLNPLPGVGAERTTIDLPLDGSEVTLSDIERCYEIGRVVGDGNFAVVRECRRRDNRQTLAVKIVERSKLIGREHMMQNELSLLGSLCHPRIVRLLAHHHTRTHSYLVMELVSGGDLFEAISERGKFSEAEAGLMVSDVSEALNYIHCKSIVHRDLKPENLLIERVAAGICRLKLGDFGLAMVVTEPVFTICGTPTYVAPEILSETGYGIAVDVWALGVILYILLCGFPPFRSRDRDQEELFQLIKQGQLHFLPPYWDPISEEARCLVRALLQSDPTVRLTAEQTLLHPWVKAMASISRQRALADKPENNTGDAGAEPERVQRPAQINATEATTDKRHTSNEGVLTRKVEHSRNDERQAKMSAGRGQEEEKPPQQLSAETSTIQSISPQKPECCSTDSGSLRKRVIEHSGLNLSNTDCDSISPTSLNQLNAPAAQTEPPSPIETHQSTQNSLQQTPNLKLPTDTEPRTTAGHSTQHQPSSHPAAAPSTHSLHQQNFTSTLHDPTMTTAQNHPAENRDDLTTDTTIDHPHAPAQPRPH; encoded by the exons ATGGAGAACTGCAG CGCCTCCTGCCCCCTTGTTGAAGCGTGCTGGTGGGGCACCCCAGCCGTGGCCCATTCACCCCCATCCTACGGGACTGATCCACAGGACCcactgccctcctcctcctcatcttcctctcttccaCACCCGTCATGCAGAGGAGAGCGCCGAGCGGCCCCATCTGGTCACTATCGTCCGCCCCTGTGGTCAAAGTACACTGCGGAAG TCCATTGCAGAGGTCTTTCTGAAGGATTAAAGATGCAAATGTCAGTTGGAAAGAGGACATACATCAGCCAAAG GGGTGTGGTGTCCTTTGAGCAACTGCTATTGGATATCTCTGAGGCGTTGGGGTTTCCTCGGTGGCACAGAGCCAGAGTCACACGCTTGTACACGTCTTATGCCCAAGAG GTTAAGGGTGTGTGTGACTTCTTCCGTGGTGAGGTGGCCTTCGTGGCGTTGGGGAAAGCTCGTCCAGAGCTGAGCAGTGTGCAGGAGGCGCTGGAGGAGCTGTTTCCTGAACATTCCAGTTACCGAGCTGACGCGCTGCTGGTCTGGGAAAAGAAACTCCGGCCAGCACCAGATAAAGCAGCTAAAGCCGACAGTGGATACAGTGAGGGGACAGACAGCAGCGGGACACACGATGATACAAACAGACATATCAAGAATCAGACTAATACACACACTCCTCACCTTGCAGACACACACCAGACGGAAAATCGTAATTTAGACACTCAGAAGTCACATAAAAAGAATACATGCAGAAAACCTGCTCACCTTCCCAACCACCTGCAGAAACTCCGGGTGAGGGGTGGGGTCAGAGAGCCACAGCCTTCCGTCATTGGTCCATTTAAACACGAGGAAGGTCTCAGAGAAGCGGACATATCCTCGCCTACACTGTGTGAAAACTGCTTGGCAAGAAGAGCTAAACATCAGGGTCCAGAACGGATCAATCCACTAACTGGGAGGGTCCCACTTCCTCCTGTGTTGAGGAAGCAAAAAGGAAGTTCACCTGTAGTGGAGGAAGTAAGAAAATTGGACATTAATATCAGCCCTCCACCTCCTCACCCaatcagcagagaggaggagaggagtctTCCCCAGTTACAACAATTAAATCCACTTCCTGGAGTGGGTGCAGAGAGGACAACCATTGACCTTCCCTTAGATGGCAGTGAAGTCACTCTGTCAGATATCGAGCGTTGCTATGAAATTGGACGTGTGGTTGGAGATGGGAACTTTGCAGTGGTGCGAGAGTGCCGCCGTCGTGACAACAGACAAACCCTCGCTGTGAAGATTGTGGAACGCTCCAAACTAATTGGTCGAGAGCACATGATGCAGAATGAGCTGAGCCTTCTGGGTAGCCTGTGTCACCCTCGCATAGTGCGTCTTTTGGCGCACCATCACACACGCACTCACTCCTACCTGGTCATGGAGTTGGTGAGTGGGGGGGATCTGTTTGAGGCCATCAGTGAGAGGGGGAAGTTTTCAGAGGCAGAGGCAGGACTGATGGTGTCAGATGTGAGTGAAGCGCTGAATTACATCCACTGCAAAAGCATCGTCCACCGAGACCTCAAACCAGAGAACCTACTA ATAGAGCGTGTTGCTGCTGGCATCTGTAGGCTGAAGCTGGGAGACTTTGGTCTGGCCATGGTTGTGACTGAGCCAGTCTTCACTATATGTGGCACACCCACGTATGTTGCTCCAGAGATTCTCTCTGAAACAG GTTATGGGATAGCGGTGGACGTATGGGCGCTGGGTGTTATTCTCTACATCCTGCTGTGTGGCTTCCCCCCATTTCGCAGTCGAGATCGGGACCAGGAAGAACTGTTCCAGCTAATAAAACAAGGACAACTCCACTTCCTGCCCCCCTATTGGGACCCCATCTCAGAGG aagCCAGATGCCTTGTTCGAGCACTGCTTCAGTCAGATCCCACAGTGCGGCTGACAGCAGAGCAGACCCTGCTGCATCCTTGGGTGAAGGCTATGGCTTCAATCAGCAGGCAGAGGGCGCTCGCAGACAAACCTGAGAACAACACGGGAGATGCTGGAGCAGAACCAGAGAGAGTCCAGAGACCAGCTCAGATCAACGCAACAGAAGCAACAACAGACAAAAGACACACCAGCAACGAGGGAGTGCTCACACGCAAAGTGGAGCACAGCAGAAACGATGAGAGACAAGCTAAGATGAGCGCAGGAAGAGGACAAGAAGAGGAGAAACCACCACAGCAACTATCAGCAGAGACAAGTACAATCCAGAGCATATCTCCACAGAAACCTGAGTGCTGCTCTACAGACTCTGGCTCACTCAGGAAGCGAGTTATTGAGCATTCAGGTCTGAATCTGTCAAACACAGACTGTGACTCCATCAGCCCAACCAGCCTGAATCAGTTAAACGCCCCTGCAGCCCAAACAGAACCCCCATCCCCGATCGAGACACACCAATCAACACAAAACAGCCTACAGCAAACACCTAATTTAAAACTTCCAACCGACACAGAACCACGAACCACAGCGGGTCACTCAACGCAACACCAGCCATCCTCCCACccagcagcagctccttcaACTCACTCCCTCCATCAGCAGAACTTCACCTCTACCCTGCACGACCCTACCATGACCACCGCCCAAAACCACCCAGCCGAAAACCGTGACGATCTGACCACTGACACCACAATCGACCACCCGCATGCACCCGCACAGCCACGGCCTCACTGA
- the dclk3 gene encoding serine/threonine-protein kinase DCLK3 isoform X3 has translation MFIKKLKQCQAITKALLRSQVQFSVGERIFYMGRISLHDCHICFSFFKVTVLLNRRGVVSFEQLLLDISEALGFPRWHRARVTRLYTSYAQEVKGVCDFFRGEVAFVALGKARPELSSVQEALEELFPEHSSYRADALLVWEKKLRPAPDKAAKADSGYSEGTDSSGTHDDTNRHIKNQTNTHTPHLADTHQTENRNLDTQKSHKKNTCRKPAHLPNHLQKLRVRGGVREPQPSVIGPFKHEEGLREADISSPTLCENCLARRAKHQGPERINPLTGRVPLPPVLRKQKGSSPVVEEVRKLDINISPPPPHPISREEERSLPQLQQLNPLPGVGAERTTIDLPLDGSEVTLSDIERCYEIGRVVGDGNFAVVRECRRRDNRQTLAVKIVERSKLIGREHMMQNELSLLGSLCHPRIVRLLAHHHTRTHSYLVMELVSGGDLFEAISERGKFSEAEAGLMVSDVSEALNYIHCKSIVHRDLKPENLLIERVAAGICRLKLGDFGLAMVVTEPVFTICGTPTYVAPEILSETGYGIAVDVWALGVILYILLCGFPPFRSRDRDQEELFQLIKQGQLHFLPPYWDPISEEARCLVRALLQSDPTVRLTAEQTLLHPWVKAMASISRQRALADKPENNTGDAGAEPERVQRPAQINATEATTDKRHTSNEGVLTRKVEHSRNDERQAKMSAGRGQEEEKPPQQLSAETSTIQSISPQKPECCSTDSGSLRKRVIEHSGLNLSNTDCDSISPTSLNQLNAPAAQTEPPSPIETHQSTQNSLQQTPNLKLPTDTEPRTTAGHSTQHQPSSHPAAAPSTHSLHQQNFTSTLHDPTMTTAQNHPAENRDDLTTDTTIDHPHAPAQPRPH, from the exons atgtttataaaaaaactgaaacaatgcCAGGCCATAACAAAGGCCTTGTTACGAAGTCAAGTGCAATTTTCAGTAGGTGAGAGGATATTTTACATGGGAAGAATTTCATTGCATGACTGTcacatttgtttctcttttttcaagGTAACAGTTCTTTTGAACCGTAGGGGTGTGGTGTCCTTTGAGCAACTGCTATTGGATATCTCTGAGGCGTTGGGGTTTCCTCGGTGGCACAGAGCCAGAGTCACACGCTTGTACACGTCTTATGCCCAAGAG GTTAAGGGTGTGTGTGACTTCTTCCGTGGTGAGGTGGCCTTCGTGGCGTTGGGGAAAGCTCGTCCAGAGCTGAGCAGTGTGCAGGAGGCGCTGGAGGAGCTGTTTCCTGAACATTCCAGTTACCGAGCTGACGCGCTGCTGGTCTGGGAAAAGAAACTCCGGCCAGCACCAGATAAAGCAGCTAAAGCCGACAGTGGATACAGTGAGGGGACAGACAGCAGCGGGACACACGATGATACAAACAGACATATCAAGAATCAGACTAATACACACACTCCTCACCTTGCAGACACACACCAGACGGAAAATCGTAATTTAGACACTCAGAAGTCACATAAAAAGAATACATGCAGAAAACCTGCTCACCTTCCCAACCACCTGCAGAAACTCCGGGTGAGGGGTGGGGTCAGAGAGCCACAGCCTTCCGTCATTGGTCCATTTAAACACGAGGAAGGTCTCAGAGAAGCGGACATATCCTCGCCTACACTGTGTGAAAACTGCTTGGCAAGAAGAGCTAAACATCAGGGTCCAGAACGGATCAATCCACTAACTGGGAGGGTCCCACTTCCTCCTGTGTTGAGGAAGCAAAAAGGAAGTTCACCTGTAGTGGAGGAAGTAAGAAAATTGGACATTAATATCAGCCCTCCACCTCCTCACCCaatcagcagagaggaggagaggagtctTCCCCAGTTACAACAATTAAATCCACTTCCTGGAGTGGGTGCAGAGAGGACAACCATTGACCTTCCCTTAGATGGCAGTGAAGTCACTCTGTCAGATATCGAGCGTTGCTATGAAATTGGACGTGTGGTTGGAGATGGGAACTTTGCAGTGGTGCGAGAGTGCCGCCGTCGTGACAACAGACAAACCCTCGCTGTGAAGATTGTGGAACGCTCCAAACTAATTGGTCGAGAGCACATGATGCAGAATGAGCTGAGCCTTCTGGGTAGCCTGTGTCACCCTCGCATAGTGCGTCTTTTGGCGCACCATCACACACGCACTCACTCCTACCTGGTCATGGAGTTGGTGAGTGGGGGGGATCTGTTTGAGGCCATCAGTGAGAGGGGGAAGTTTTCAGAGGCAGAGGCAGGACTGATGGTGTCAGATGTGAGTGAAGCGCTGAATTACATCCACTGCAAAAGCATCGTCCACCGAGACCTCAAACCAGAGAACCTACTA ATAGAGCGTGTTGCTGCTGGCATCTGTAGGCTGAAGCTGGGAGACTTTGGTCTGGCCATGGTTGTGACTGAGCCAGTCTTCACTATATGTGGCACACCCACGTATGTTGCTCCAGAGATTCTCTCTGAAACAG GTTATGGGATAGCGGTGGACGTATGGGCGCTGGGTGTTATTCTCTACATCCTGCTGTGTGGCTTCCCCCCATTTCGCAGTCGAGATCGGGACCAGGAAGAACTGTTCCAGCTAATAAAACAAGGACAACTCCACTTCCTGCCCCCCTATTGGGACCCCATCTCAGAGG aagCCAGATGCCTTGTTCGAGCACTGCTTCAGTCAGATCCCACAGTGCGGCTGACAGCAGAGCAGACCCTGCTGCATCCTTGGGTGAAGGCTATGGCTTCAATCAGCAGGCAGAGGGCGCTCGCAGACAAACCTGAGAACAACACGGGAGATGCTGGAGCAGAACCAGAGAGAGTCCAGAGACCAGCTCAGATCAACGCAACAGAAGCAACAACAGACAAAAGACACACCAGCAACGAGGGAGTGCTCACACGCAAAGTGGAGCACAGCAGAAACGATGAGAGACAAGCTAAGATGAGCGCAGGAAGAGGACAAGAAGAGGAGAAACCACCACAGCAACTATCAGCAGAGACAAGTACAATCCAGAGCATATCTCCACAGAAACCTGAGTGCTGCTCTACAGACTCTGGCTCACTCAGGAAGCGAGTTATTGAGCATTCAGGTCTGAATCTGTCAAACACAGACTGTGACTCCATCAGCCCAACCAGCCTGAATCAGTTAAACGCCCCTGCAGCCCAAACAGAACCCCCATCCCCGATCGAGACACACCAATCAACACAAAACAGCCTACAGCAAACACCTAATTTAAAACTTCCAACCGACACAGAACCACGAACCACAGCGGGTCACTCAACGCAACACCAGCCATCCTCCCACccagcagcagctccttcaACTCACTCCCTCCATCAGCAGAACTTCACCTCTACCCTGCACGACCCTACCATGACCACCGCCCAAAACCACCCAGCCGAAAACCGTGACGATCTGACCACTGACACCACAATCGACCACCCGCATGCACCCGCACAGCCACGGCCTCACTGA
- the dclk3 gene encoding serine/threonine-protein kinase DCLK3 isoform X2, producing MTSSQKARYGCEAARKWRTAAPPAPLLKRAGGAPQPWPIHPHPTGLIHRTHCPPPPHLPLFHTRHAEESAERPHLVTIVRPCGQSTLRKVTVLLNRRGVVSFEQLLLDISEALGFPRWHRARVTRLYTSYAQEVKGVCDFFRGEVAFVALGKARPELSSVQEALEELFPEHSSYRADALLVWEKKLRPAPDKAAKADSGYSEGTDSSGTHDDTNRHIKNQTNTHTPHLADTHQTENRNLDTQKSHKKNTCRKPAHLPNHLQKLRVRGGVREPQPSVIGPFKHEEGLREADISSPTLCENCLARRAKHQGPERINPLTGRVPLPPVLRKQKGSSPVVEEVRKLDINISPPPPHPISREEERSLPQLQQLNPLPGVGAERTTIDLPLDGSEVTLSDIERCYEIGRVVGDGNFAVVRECRRRDNRQTLAVKIVERSKLIGREHMMQNELSLLGSLCHPRIVRLLAHHHTRTHSYLVMELVSGGDLFEAISERGKFSEAEAGLMVSDVSEALNYIHCKSIVHRDLKPENLLIERVAAGICRLKLGDFGLAMVVTEPVFTICGTPTYVAPEILSETGYGIAVDVWALGVILYILLCGFPPFRSRDRDQEELFQLIKQGQLHFLPPYWDPISEEARCLVRALLQSDPTVRLTAEQTLLHPWVKAMASISRQRALADKPENNTGDAGAEPERVQRPAQINATEATTDKRHTSNEGVLTRKVEHSRNDERQAKMSAGRGQEEEKPPQQLSAETSTIQSISPQKPECCSTDSGSLRKRVIEHSGLNLSNTDCDSISPTSLNQLNAPAAQTEPPSPIETHQSTQNSLQQTPNLKLPTDTEPRTTAGHSTQHQPSSHPAAAPSTHSLHQQNFTSTLHDPTMTTAQNHPAENRDDLTTDTTIDHPHAPAQPRPH from the exons ATGACGTCATCACAGAAAGCCCGGTATGGGTGCGAAGCGGCGCGTAAATGGAGAACTGCAG CGCCTCCTGCCCCCTTGTTGAAGCGTGCTGGTGGGGCACCCCAGCCGTGGCCCATTCACCCCCATCCTACGGGACTGATCCACAGGACCcactgccctcctcctcctcatcttcctctcttccaCACCCGTCATGCAGAGGAGAGCGCCGAGCGGCCCCATCTGGTCACTATCGTCCGCCCCTGTGGTCAAAGTACACTGCGGAAG GTAACAGTTCTTTTGAACCGTAGGGGTGTGGTGTCCTTTGAGCAACTGCTATTGGATATCTCTGAGGCGTTGGGGTTTCCTCGGTGGCACAGAGCCAGAGTCACACGCTTGTACACGTCTTATGCCCAAGAG GTTAAGGGTGTGTGTGACTTCTTCCGTGGTGAGGTGGCCTTCGTGGCGTTGGGGAAAGCTCGTCCAGAGCTGAGCAGTGTGCAGGAGGCGCTGGAGGAGCTGTTTCCTGAACATTCCAGTTACCGAGCTGACGCGCTGCTGGTCTGGGAAAAGAAACTCCGGCCAGCACCAGATAAAGCAGCTAAAGCCGACAGTGGATACAGTGAGGGGACAGACAGCAGCGGGACACACGATGATACAAACAGACATATCAAGAATCAGACTAATACACACACTCCTCACCTTGCAGACACACACCAGACGGAAAATCGTAATTTAGACACTCAGAAGTCACATAAAAAGAATACATGCAGAAAACCTGCTCACCTTCCCAACCACCTGCAGAAACTCCGGGTGAGGGGTGGGGTCAGAGAGCCACAGCCTTCCGTCATTGGTCCATTTAAACACGAGGAAGGTCTCAGAGAAGCGGACATATCCTCGCCTACACTGTGTGAAAACTGCTTGGCAAGAAGAGCTAAACATCAGGGTCCAGAACGGATCAATCCACTAACTGGGAGGGTCCCACTTCCTCCTGTGTTGAGGAAGCAAAAAGGAAGTTCACCTGTAGTGGAGGAAGTAAGAAAATTGGACATTAATATCAGCCCTCCACCTCCTCACCCaatcagcagagaggaggagaggagtctTCCCCAGTTACAACAATTAAATCCACTTCCTGGAGTGGGTGCAGAGAGGACAACCATTGACCTTCCCTTAGATGGCAGTGAAGTCACTCTGTCAGATATCGAGCGTTGCTATGAAATTGGACGTGTGGTTGGAGATGGGAACTTTGCAGTGGTGCGAGAGTGCCGCCGTCGTGACAACAGACAAACCCTCGCTGTGAAGATTGTGGAACGCTCCAAACTAATTGGTCGAGAGCACATGATGCAGAATGAGCTGAGCCTTCTGGGTAGCCTGTGTCACCCTCGCATAGTGCGTCTTTTGGCGCACCATCACACACGCACTCACTCCTACCTGGTCATGGAGTTGGTGAGTGGGGGGGATCTGTTTGAGGCCATCAGTGAGAGGGGGAAGTTTTCAGAGGCAGAGGCAGGACTGATGGTGTCAGATGTGAGTGAAGCGCTGAATTACATCCACTGCAAAAGCATCGTCCACCGAGACCTCAAACCAGAGAACCTACTA ATAGAGCGTGTTGCTGCTGGCATCTGTAGGCTGAAGCTGGGAGACTTTGGTCTGGCCATGGTTGTGACTGAGCCAGTCTTCACTATATGTGGCACACCCACGTATGTTGCTCCAGAGATTCTCTCTGAAACAG GTTATGGGATAGCGGTGGACGTATGGGCGCTGGGTGTTATTCTCTACATCCTGCTGTGTGGCTTCCCCCCATTTCGCAGTCGAGATCGGGACCAGGAAGAACTGTTCCAGCTAATAAAACAAGGACAACTCCACTTCCTGCCCCCCTATTGGGACCCCATCTCAGAGG aagCCAGATGCCTTGTTCGAGCACTGCTTCAGTCAGATCCCACAGTGCGGCTGACAGCAGAGCAGACCCTGCTGCATCCTTGGGTGAAGGCTATGGCTTCAATCAGCAGGCAGAGGGCGCTCGCAGACAAACCTGAGAACAACACGGGAGATGCTGGAGCAGAACCAGAGAGAGTCCAGAGACCAGCTCAGATCAACGCAACAGAAGCAACAACAGACAAAAGACACACCAGCAACGAGGGAGTGCTCACACGCAAAGTGGAGCACAGCAGAAACGATGAGAGACAAGCTAAGATGAGCGCAGGAAGAGGACAAGAAGAGGAGAAACCACCACAGCAACTATCAGCAGAGACAAGTACAATCCAGAGCATATCTCCACAGAAACCTGAGTGCTGCTCTACAGACTCTGGCTCACTCAGGAAGCGAGTTATTGAGCATTCAGGTCTGAATCTGTCAAACACAGACTGTGACTCCATCAGCCCAACCAGCCTGAATCAGTTAAACGCCCCTGCAGCCCAAACAGAACCCCCATCCCCGATCGAGACACACCAATCAACACAAAACAGCCTACAGCAAACACCTAATTTAAAACTTCCAACCGACACAGAACCACGAACCACAGCGGGTCACTCAACGCAACACCAGCCATCCTCCCACccagcagcagctccttcaACTCACTCCCTCCATCAGCAGAACTTCACCTCTACCCTGCACGACCCTACCATGACCACCGCCCAAAACCACCCAGCCGAAAACCGTGACGATCTGACCACTGACACCACAATCGACCACCCGCATGCACCCGCACAGCCACGGCCTCACTGA